A genomic window from Cytobacillus suaedae includes:
- a CDS encoding MEDS domain-containing protein has protein sequence MTNTNPVTKLINNSSMFQDGGHILYMFNETKQYVLNAINFICEGIEREEIVFVIETDEMINKIKNHLSATNQRDEQLKFITYINNQEFYFKGEFFNYNGTGQKLINLVQPYLNSGYRIRTWGQVPVPSRDPIERLVSYECNCDGFISEQRVISVCCYNGITTPAYVQNELLKSHTHLITDEEFIKSPFYRKDYHKSITMEDADRLDRLEERNNYLQNKTTHLILENHLIKLKSEVIKDSESKLRTIINELPLPIIIRNKNTILFSNELTEMQFNLYKWVNEKSFKTFFKSYDSAFVDSSTTEIQEHKFIHNNGEKKYYIVKSIDILFEDTPAILHAFLDITQEKENENLLIRSEKMNIAGELAASIAHELRNPLTSIKGFFHMLKNTGEEKSMYYSIIEDELSRIEQISSELLSLAKPHSENRKNYNLIQIIDEIKFLLISEANMKNVELIVESNDKDIFVNCDDTKIKQVFINLLKNAIDAMDSGGNIIIRATNLSEEVKVEVIDQGSGIPEEMINKIGEPFYTTKEKGTGIGLMVCYQIIGNYGGTIEVDSNVGVGTTFTITLPISAKVLAS, from the coding sequence ATGACCAATACAAATCCTGTTACCAAACTGATAAACAATTCTTCAATGTTTCAAGATGGAGGACATATTCTATACATGTTTAATGAAACGAAGCAGTATGTATTAAATGCAATTAACTTTATTTGTGAAGGGATAGAGAGAGAAGAAATCGTTTTTGTTATTGAAACAGATGAAATGATTAACAAAATTAAGAATCACCTATCAGCAACGAACCAACGTGATGAACAGTTAAAATTCATTACCTATATCAATAATCAAGAATTTTATTTTAAAGGTGAGTTTTTTAATTACAATGGAACTGGACAAAAACTAATAAATCTCGTACAACCTTATCTAAATAGTGGTTATCGTATACGTACCTGGGGACAAGTGCCTGTCCCATCTAGAGACCCGATTGAACGACTAGTTTCATACGAATGTAATTGTGACGGTTTTATTAGTGAACAGAGAGTTATATCCGTTTGTTGCTATAATGGGATAACAACTCCTGCCTATGTACAAAATGAGTTATTGAAAAGTCACACCCACCTTATTACAGATGAAGAGTTTATTAAATCGCCCTTTTATAGGAAGGATTATCATAAATCAATTACCATGGAAGATGCAGATCGCCTTGATAGATTAGAAGAACGAAATAACTATCTTCAAAATAAAACAACTCACCTAATACTAGAAAATCATTTAATTAAGTTGAAAAGTGAAGTAATCAAAGATAGTGAAAGTAAGCTTAGAACGATTATCAATGAACTTCCACTCCCTATCATTATTAGAAATAAGAATACGATTCTATTTTCCAATGAACTAACGGAAATGCAGTTTAATTTATATAAATGGGTGAATGAGAAATCTTTTAAGACTTTCTTTAAAAGTTATGACTCTGCCTTCGTAGATTCCTCGACTACAGAAATACAGGAGCATAAGTTTATCCATAATAATGGTGAAAAGAAATACTATATCGTTAAATCAATCGATATTTTATTTGAAGATACTCCAGCTATTCTACATGCGTTTCTTGATATAACCCAAGAGAAGGAAAATGAAAATCTACTCATTCGTTCTGAAAAAATGAATATCGCAGGTGAACTTGCTGCGAGTATTGCTCATGAATTACGTAATCCACTTACTTCAATAAAAGGTTTTTTTCACATGTTGAAGAATACAGGTGAAGAGAAAAGTATGTATTATTCCATAATAGAAGATGAACTTTCTCGAATTGAACAGATATCAAGCGAATTATTATCACTAGCTAAGCCACACTCTGAAAACCGAAAAAATTATAATCTTATTCAAATTATCGATGAAATTAAATTCTTGCTTATCTCAGAAGCGAATATGAAGAATGTTGAGTTGATAGTGGAAAGTAATGATAAAGATATCTTTGTGAATTGTGATGATACGAAGATTAAGCAAGTGTTTATCAATTTATTAAAAAACGCCATTGATGCCATGGATAGTGGCGGTAATATCATCATTCGAGCAACAAATCTAAGTGAAGAAGTAAAGGTTGAAGTAATCGATCAGGGCAGTGGCATTCCTGAAGAAATGATCAACAAAATCGGTGAACCCTTTTATACCACAAAAGAAAAAGGAACAGGGATTGGTCTGATGGTGTGCTATCAAATTATTGGAAACTATGGTGGTACGATTGAAGTTGATAGTAATGTAGGAGTGGGAACAACTTTTACGATTACATTGCCAATTTCGGCTAAGGTTTTGGCTAGCTAA
- a CDS encoding response regulator transcription factor, producing the protein MYKIMIIEDDEKIRRIVTDTLKKWQYDVVEVTEFDQVLTEFQQFEPHLVLVDINLPVFDGYYWCQQIRSVSKVPIIFLSSRTQNMDIIMAINMGGDDFIQKPFDLDILVTKISALIRRKYTYQEDETIRFNHRGLKLNVTNSTIEYNGQNAELSRNEFILLQLMMRNTGKIISRDDLMQALWNEEQFVDDNTLTVNVNRLRKKIAALGLEEFIVTRKGMGYLIE; encoded by the coding sequence ATGTATAAAATAATGATCATTGAAGACGATGAAAAAATCAGGAGAATTGTCACTGATACCTTAAAAAAATGGCAGTATGATGTAGTGGAAGTGACTGAATTTGACCAGGTGCTTACCGAATTTCAGCAATTTGAACCACACCTTGTTCTAGTCGATATCAATCTACCTGTTTTTGATGGATACTATTGGTGCCAGCAAATACGGTCCGTTTCTAAGGTGCCAATTATTTTTCTTTCATCTCGAACTCAGAACATGGATATCATTATGGCGATTAATATGGGTGGGGATGATTTTATCCAGAAGCCGTTTGATTTGGATATCCTAGTCACAAAAATCAGTGCGCTTATCCGCCGGAAATATACCTATCAGGAAGATGAGACCATCCGTTTCAACCATCGGGGTTTAAAATTAAATGTAACCAATTCTACTATTGAATATAATGGCCAAAACGCTGAGCTAAGCCGGAATGAATTTATCCTCTTACAATTGATGATGCGCAATACTGGGAAAATTATCTCACGTGATGACCTAATGCAAGCTCTCTGGAACGAAGAACAGTTTGTTGATGATAACACACTAACTGTGAACGTGAACCGGCTGCGTAAGAAAATTGCTGCACTAGGACTTGAGGAATTCATTGTCACCCGAAAAGGAATGGGGTATTTGATCGAATGA
- a CDS encoding phosphoribulokinase: MEKVLHEIAKKIKSEDKKIIIGISGHGAAGKTTFTNQLIELLGQDEVNYINTDPYIIGGNLRQFTTISYEYNNEQHQDKMTACHPAAHNVRSLERDIRMLREGLDFYTMDFKESKRISSQNKINIVEGMTVAFTNPEIYDIKIYFYTDGETEFTRRSVRDIIERGMDINYLRKSHEQRRIQYEVFMHPYHVNFDVVIKNSNEEYSLEKIGSIEQYQN, encoded by the coding sequence ATGGAAAAGGTACTACATGAGATTGCTAAGAAAATTAAGAGTGAAGATAAAAAAATCATCATTGGAATATCTGGTCACGGAGCGGCTGGAAAGACAACTTTTACGAATCAACTTATTGAGCTTTTAGGACAGGATGAGGTGAACTATATTAATACAGACCCTTATATTATTGGTGGGAACCTAAGACAGTTCACAACGATCAGCTATGAGTACAACAATGAGCAACACCAAGACAAAATGACTGCGTGTCATCCTGCTGCTCATAATGTACGCTCTTTGGAACGAGACATTCGGATGTTAAGAGAGGGTTTAGACTTTTATACAATGGATTTTAAAGAGAGCAAGAGAATTTCTTCACAAAACAAAATCAATATTGTAGAAGGCATGACTGTTGCTTTTACAAATCCTGAAATTTATGACATAAAGATTTACTTCTATACCGACGGAGAAACCGAGTTTACTAGAAGAAGTGTACGAGATATTATCGAAAGAGGAATGGATATCAACTACCTACGAAAATCCCATGAACAACGTAGAATTCAATATGAAGTGTTTATGCATCCGTATCATGTGAATTTTGATGTTGTGATAAAGAATTCAAATGAAGAGTATAGTCTGGAAAAGATAGGTTCAATTGAGCAATATCAAAACTAG
- a CDS encoding SRPBCC family protein: MNQYGTLHESNGRCALRFELFFSFKPDMVYDVITNPRYFSQWYPFATGEMDVRLGGKIAFDDGEGSTYEGIITKLNKPNTFEFREVDDLLQISLSEKDEGCQMIFIHTFDDKEMAMYVAAGWHRCLDVLHQIINGHPVEWKDNSAELREVYKESFENR; the protein is encoded by the coding sequence ATGAATCAGTATGGAACACTACATGAATCAAATGGTCGTTGTGCTCTAAGATTTGAGCTCTTTTTCTCTTTTAAGCCAGATATGGTATACGATGTCATTACGAATCCTAGGTATTTCTCCCAATGGTACCCTTTCGCAACAGGGGAGATGGACGTTAGACTAGGAGGTAAGATTGCCTTCGATGACGGTGAAGGGTCGACATATGAAGGCATCATAACTAAATTAAACAAACCCAATACCTTTGAGTTCCGTGAAGTGGATGATTTGTTACAAATATCATTATCAGAAAAGGATGAAGGTTGCCAAATGATCTTCATCCACACGTTTGACGATAAGGAAATGGCAATGTATGTTGCTGCTGGATGGCATAGGTGTCTAGATGTACTTCACCAAATCATCAATGGACATCCGGTCGAATGGAAAGATAATTCCGCTGAGTTAAGGGAAGTTTATAAAGAGTCATTTGAAAATAGGTAG
- a CDS encoding class I SAM-dependent methyltransferase, whose translation MKKQMTSEEAIKRWDLHAEAFTEKYDEHGGVHREVLLNPTIFSLVEEVEGNSILDAGCGEGYLSRILAKKGAIVTAVDYSKNMLEIARRRTTSDLSIEYHHGNCEKLDFLKNSTFDMIVSNMVMMDLADYGAALNEMHRLLKEDGYFIFSILHPCFVTPKSWWVRDSQGRKQYWRLENYFHEGVYEQMLPVDAEEKVVFYHRTLTSYFKTFQKTGFILEELIEPKPSEEMLEKYPSFEEDLNFSNFIVFKLRK comes from the coding sequence ATGAAGAAACAAATGACAAGTGAAGAAGCAATTAAACGGTGGGATTTACATGCTGAAGCGTTTACGGAAAAGTATGATGAACATGGAGGCGTTCACCGCGAAGTACTGCTTAATCCAACAATTTTTTCTTTAGTTGAAGAAGTTGAGGGGAACAGTATCCTTGATGCTGGTTGTGGTGAGGGTTATTTAAGTCGAATTCTAGCAAAAAAAGGTGCAATTGTAACAGCTGTGGATTACTCAAAAAACATGCTTGAGATCGCAAGGCGAAGAACAACGAGTGATTTAAGCATAGAATACCATCATGGTAATTGCGAGAAGCTTGATTTTCTTAAGAATTCTACATTTGATATGATCGTGTCCAATATGGTTATGATGGACTTGGCAGATTATGGTGCAGCCCTAAATGAAATGCATCGACTATTAAAAGAGGATGGTTATTTTATTTTCTCGATTCTCCATCCATGCTTTGTGACTCCGAAGAGTTGGTGGGTACGGGATTCACAAGGTCGAAAACAGTATTGGAGACTAGAAAACTATTTTCATGAGGGTGTTTATGAGCAGATGCTTCCTGTTGATGCAGAAGAAAAGGTAGTCTTTTATCATCGAACGTTAACGAGTTATTTTAAAACCTTTCAAAAAACAGGATTCATCCTTGAAGAATTAATTGAACCAAAACCGTCTGAAGAAATGCTTGAGAAGTATCCTAGTTTCGAAGAAGACTTGAACTTTTCAAACTTTATTGTATTTAAATTACGTAAATAG
- a CDS encoding HAD family hydrolase yields MQKQDILFNLDDTLSYCNRYFNQVIDEFADQMTKWFDSVSKDQIKEKQLEIDVAAIKEHGLKSERFPESFVGTYEYYSDLLGKEKKKSEIDYLRELGFNVFDIPVEPIPHMYETLERLKDEGHQLYLHTGGDEANQSRKIAQLELGVYFEHRVFISEHKDRTALADILKTIHADPKKTWMVGNSLRTDIVPALEMNIHAIYIPAETEWKYNMVEVDVEHSSTFLTVDSLKEVPDIISNRIH; encoded by the coding sequence ATGCAAAAACAGGACATCTTATTCAATCTTGACGATACTTTATCTTACTGCAATCGCTATTTTAATCAAGTAATAGATGAATTTGCTGACCAAATGACCAAATGGTTTGACTCTGTTTCTAAGGACCAAATAAAAGAAAAACAACTAGAAATTGATGTTGCAGCGATTAAAGAGCATGGACTGAAGTCTGAACGATTTCCAGAATCCTTTGTTGGGACGTATGAATACTACAGCGATCTACTGGGGAAAGAAAAGAAAAAAAGTGAAATCGACTACTTACGAGAATTGGGGTTTAATGTATTTGATATTCCCGTTGAACCAATTCCACATATGTATGAAACACTTGAGCGTTTAAAAGACGAAGGACATCAATTGTATTTGCATACAGGTGGAGATGAAGCAAATCAGTCTCGTAAAATTGCTCAGTTAGAGCTCGGTGTCTATTTTGAGCATCGTGTTTTCATCTCAGAACATAAAGATCGAACGGCTTTAGCAGATATTTTAAAAACAATTCATGCAGACCCGAAAAAAACCTGGATGGTGGGTAACTCATTAAGGACAGATATTGTACCTGCACTCGAAATGAATATCCACGCTATCTATATTCCTGCTGAAACAGAATGGAAGTATAACATGGTGGAAGTTGACGTTGAACATAGTAGTACTTTTTTAACCGTAGATTCACTTAAAGAGGTGCCTGATATTATCAGTAATCGTATCCATTAG
- a CDS encoding carbon-nitrogen hydrolase family protein has translation MKIGLAQTRFPGSAAEGLESVKQMIREASEKKCKLVCFPESIIPGLRGVGYTVEEYNHDFQSLALKEICEIANNLKVAVILPMEWKDHLGLHLVAFVIDEHGEILGYQTKNQIDPDEDQFGYVPGEGRTVFEIDNVTFGIVICHEGWRYPETVRFAAWNEASIVFHPHFTGEVPNPEFYNHAMVCRSVENNIYFASVNFALDNQQSTSSLISPSGERLVSGRPTTEELLVYEIDPNQAHRLLAKRFKPELLKL, from the coding sequence ATGAAAATAGGGTTAGCGCAAACGAGGTTTCCTGGTTCTGCAGCAGAAGGTCTAGAAAGTGTTAAGCAAATGATACGTGAGGCGAGTGAAAAGAAGTGTAAACTCGTTTGTTTTCCTGAATCGATTATTCCAGGATTAAGGGGAGTTGGCTATACCGTTGAAGAGTATAATCACGATTTTCAAAGTCTTGCCTTAAAGGAAATCTGTGAAATTGCAAACAATTTAAAAGTAGCAGTCATTTTACCGATGGAATGGAAGGATCATCTTGGACTTCATTTAGTTGCCTTTGTTATAGATGAACATGGTGAAATACTTGGGTATCAGACAAAAAATCAAATCGATCCAGATGAAGATCAGTTTGGATATGTGCCTGGTGAGGGGCGTACAGTATTTGAAATCGACAATGTAACATTCGGTATCGTAATTTGTCATGAGGGTTGGAGATATCCCGAGACAGTCCGCTTTGCAGCATGGAACGAAGCAAGCATTGTTTTCCATCCTCATTTTACTGGAGAAGTACCAAATCCAGAATTTTATAACCATGCAATGGTTTGTAGAAGTGTAGAAAATAATATCTACTTTGCGAGTGTAAATTTTGCATTAGATAATCAACAAAGCACATCTTCTCTAATTTCACCATCCGGAGAGCGATTGGTATCAGGTAGACCAACGACAGAGGAGTTATTAGTTTACGAGATTGATCCAAACCAAGCCCACCGGTTATTAGCTAAGCGATTTAAACCGGAGTTATTAAAGCTATAG
- a CDS encoding sensor histidine kinase: MTFLRYLHYEKPYIFLYLASFLISAAVFFTDSNDGLTWGTFFYAFTLSTIVLFGFLLIRHQQNVRVIRQIKHSEEYDSLSLEGEFTNQYIEELHTKHIREMNKIQERQNEHYDFIVSWFHEIKTPIAVIRLLQQTDMDADSLKEEIAKIENYVDQALYYAKLDSFNQDYDIQNCDTIKITKEIVKAHSKSFFTKKIRINFQVNTLTVQSDPKWLQFIINQLLTNSLKYTEPDGEITISTSENPQEKHLMIQDNGIGISQKDLPRIFNRGFTGETGRTYTKSTGMGLYLAQQLSNKLGHYISCTSEVGTYTKFTIHFPQDSDPFLQRQKIHNE, encoded by the coding sequence ATGACCTTTCTTCGCTACCTACACTATGAAAAGCCATATATTTTTCTATATCTAGCTAGTTTCCTCATCTCAGCCGCGGTATTTTTTACAGATAGCAATGATGGCTTGACGTGGGGAACATTCTTCTATGCCTTTACCCTATCAACCATTGTGTTATTCGGATTTTTGTTAATTCGCCATCAGCAAAATGTACGTGTAATCCGACAAATAAAGCATAGTGAGGAATATGATAGCTTGTCGCTAGAAGGAGAATTCACCAATCAGTACATCGAAGAGCTACATACAAAACATATTCGTGAAATGAATAAGATTCAAGAGCGGCAGAATGAGCACTACGATTTCATCGTCTCTTGGTTCCATGAAATAAAGACGCCGATTGCAGTTATTCGCTTACTGCAGCAAACTGATATGGACGCAGACAGTTTAAAAGAAGAAATCGCAAAAATTGAAAACTACGTGGATCAAGCACTTTATTACGCGAAACTCGATAGCTTTAACCAAGATTATGATATACAAAATTGTGACACGATCAAGATTACAAAAGAGATTGTTAAGGCCCATTCAAAGTCATTTTTTACAAAAAAAATCCGAATTAACTTTCAGGTAAATACACTTACGGTTCAAAGTGATCCTAAATGGTTGCAGTTTATCATCAATCAGTTACTAACGAATAGTCTAAAATACACAGAACCTGATGGGGAGATTACCATCTCAACATCCGAAAACCCGCAGGAAAAACATCTGATGATTCAAGACAACGGAATTGGTATAAGTCAAAAAGATTTGCCCCGAATTTTCAACCGAGGGTTTACTGGTGAGACTGGACGGACGTATACGAAGTCTACGGGAATGGGGTTATATTTGGCTCAACAGTTAAGTAACAAATTAGGACATTACATCAGTTGTACGTCGGAAGTTGGAACGTACACGAAGTTCACCATTCACTTCCCGCAAGATAGTGATCCTTTTTTACAACGACAAAAAATACACAATGAGTGA
- a CDS encoding Bcr/CflA family multidrug efflux MFS transporter, with product MKTPTGKKRLQLALLLGSLGLLGPFTIDMYLPSFPTIVEDYGTTASLVQISLTTCLLGLGVGQLFIGPMSDVLGRRKPLLIFLILYLVASVICAFSPSIYLFIAARFLQGFAAAGGLVISKAIVRDIYSGRELTKFFSLLMLFGNLGPIVAPIVGGGVLAITDWNGVFLVLSIVGLVIFCTVLIKLEESLPPEKRVPSNLAQVLKNFGSLVKNREFLGYALTQGFMIAGIFAYVSGVPFVYQNIYGVSPQVFSFLFGVNGLALIIGTQSVGRLADKISERTFLKFGLFLSTGAGTVLLTALLLKAPLLAVAIPIFFLVCSIGMIATSSFALALESQGHIAGSASALLGVLPFVLGSITSPLVGVAGEYSAIPMGVVILSASLLSLLAYFGLVQRASLPVQTANRSLGS from the coding sequence ATGAAAACACCTACAGGAAAGAAACGTTTACAACTTGCATTACTTCTAGGATCACTTGGACTTCTAGGTCCATTCACAATCGATATGTATTTACCATCCTTTCCTACGATTGTGGAGGATTATGGAACGACTGCCTCTTTAGTACAAATCAGCTTAACAACTTGCCTATTAGGACTTGGAGTAGGTCAACTATTTATCGGTCCAATGAGTGATGTACTAGGCCGTCGAAAGCCATTGCTTATTTTCCTCATCTTATATTTAGTAGCTTCCGTTATTTGTGCCTTTTCTCCATCTATTTATCTCTTTATTGCCGCTCGTTTTCTACAAGGGTTTGCAGCTGCAGGTGGTCTTGTTATCTCTAAAGCAATTGTTCGAGATATTTATAGTGGAAGAGAATTAACTAAGTTTTTCTCTTTATTAATGTTGTTTGGTAATCTCGGACCTATTGTTGCACCGATTGTTGGTGGAGGAGTTCTTGCAATTACGGATTGGAATGGTGTATTTCTCGTATTGAGTATTGTGGGCTTAGTGATATTTTGTACCGTTTTAATTAAACTTGAAGAATCTTTACCACCTGAAAAGCGTGTTCCTAGTAATCTAGCACAAGTACTAAAGAATTTTGGTTCTTTAGTAAAGAATAGAGAGTTTCTTGGATACGCACTTACACAAGGCTTTATGATTGCAGGGATCTTTGCTTACGTATCTGGTGTTCCTTTTGTGTATCAGAATATTTATGGAGTGTCTCCTCAAGTTTTTAGTTTTCTATTTGGAGTAAATGGGCTGGCTTTAATCATTGGAACTCAGTCAGTTGGCCGTTTAGCAGATAAGATTTCAGAGAGAACATTCTTGAAATTTGGCTTATTTTTATCAACGGGGGCTGGCACTGTTTTACTAACAGCTCTTCTACTAAAAGCACCACTTTTAGCAGTTGCTATACCAATTTTCTTCTTAGTTTGTTCCATCGGGATGATTGCCACATCATCCTTCGCATTAGCACTTGAGTCACAAGGACATATTGCCGGAAGTGCATCCGCACTATTAGGTGTTTTACCATTTGTGCTAGGCTCCATTACTTCCCCATTAGTGGGAGTTGCAGGAGAATATTCTGCCATTCCAATGGGTGTTGTAATTTTATCAGCAAGTTTACTATCTCTCCTTGCCTATTTTGGGCTGGTACAAAGAGCTTCATTACCTGTACAGACAGCAAATAGGTCGTTGGGCAGTTAA
- a CDS encoding BMP family ABC transporter substrate-binding protein — protein MKKFFILITVFIVMTSIVGCSNSETTNQQVDERLKIGIMLSDVGLGDQSFSDAGFAGLERARNELNISFDYREISESETYEAGLEELVKQGNEIVIGLGFAMQEAVDVVAKKYPEQTFLIIDSVSELPNVHSITFKEEEGSFLIGVLAGLKTQTSVVGFVGGMDVPLIRKFEKGFIEGVKTVNAEAIVISEFAGSFGDDKLGAEIARNMITNQADFIYPAAGFTGVGVLQETQKSGVYSFGVDSDQYFLAEKSVVSSMLKNIDVAVYNVAKELVENKKLEQKDTTLGIKEDGVGLAPIRVLTLSESEEQLLNKLRDDIKNGKIKIQY, from the coding sequence TTGAAAAAGTTTTTTATTTTAATAACTGTTTTTATAGTGATGACTTCTATTGTAGGCTGTTCAAACTCAGAAACTACTAATCAGCAAGTTGATGAACGTCTTAAGATTGGGATTATGTTATCAGACGTTGGTCTTGGAGATCAATCCTTTTCAGACGCGGGCTTTGCAGGGTTAGAAAGAGCTCGAAATGAACTGAACATATCTTTTGACTACAGAGAGATTAGTGAGTCCGAAACTTATGAAGCTGGGTTAGAGGAACTAGTTAAACAAGGGAACGAAATTGTTATTGGCTTAGGATTTGCTATGCAAGAGGCAGTAGATGTTGTAGCAAAGAAATACCCTGAGCAAACGTTTTTAATCATTGACAGTGTGTCAGAACTTCCAAATGTTCATTCGATTACCTTCAAAGAAGAAGAAGGGTCCTTCCTTATTGGAGTCCTTGCAGGCTTGAAGACACAGACTAGTGTTGTCGGGTTTGTGGGTGGTATGGATGTTCCGCTTATCCGAAAGTTTGAAAAGGGTTTTATTGAAGGAGTTAAGACAGTAAATGCAGAGGCGATTGTAATCTCTGAATTTGCAGGAAGTTTTGGTGACGATAAGCTTGGCGCTGAGATTGCGAGGAACATGATTACCAATCAAGCAGACTTCATTTATCCAGCCGCAGGATTTACTGGCGTTGGGGTTCTACAAGAAACTCAAAAAAGTGGTGTCTACTCTTTTGGTGTAGACAGTGACCAATACTTTTTAGCAGAGAAGTCGGTTGTTAGCTCAATGCTAAAGAACATTGATGTTGCTGTGTATAATGTGGCAAAAGAACTGGTTGAAAATAAAAAGCTTGAACAAAAGGATACAACTCTTGGGATTAAGGAAGATGGTGTCGGGCTTGCTCCTATTAGAGTGTTAACCTTATCAGAGAGCGAAGAACAATTATTGAATAAATTGAGAGACGATATAAAAAACGGAAAAATTAAGATTCAGTATTAA
- a CDS encoding HAMP domain-containing protein, whose translation MKLQQKIILLSIIPLIISALIIGYMIIELRSVKSSSDEIVGLLIDVEQLNGSIKLVEKSLSSFSINLTDSNSRDVLENLEETDHIISKLEKEITDNSQIDKFERVNAKFKDLTGKVEKAVASKDPSEAKRESLRTKGIVNDVYELKFQINNEYLELQIKLENKINTIVSFATIAVIVLLLLSSAFAIFFTNRMVKPIRIITKQAEKIADGDLLIEKVTVKTKDEVYVLNEAFTKMVGNLRELITEVGNSSSQVAASAEQLMASADETMKGAEQISSSIQQVSIGAEQQTAIGHKSAVSAEEMTAGISQIADSAIVLADITKNTNKEADQGTLLVENTLNQMNSIHGTVSETDLYVRKLNERSKEINEIIHLITEIAEQTNLLALNAAIEAARAGEAGKGFAVVAEEVRKLADQTRKSAMEITSIVKHVQDDSGNTVQSINEVKEKVNAGLTLAKDTSDKFKEILLSMTKVNEQIQGISTVSQEISAGSEEVATSVSEMAEVAKIASKSTLEVAAASEEQLASMEEVNAASNSLTSLAEQLQKTIERFRL comes from the coding sequence ATGAAATTACAACAAAAGATTATCCTATTATCGATCATTCCCCTTATAATTTCTGCGTTGATTATTGGTTATATGATCATCGAGCTAAGGAGTGTAAAGTCATCTTCAGATGAAATTGTAGGACTTTTAATTGATGTTGAACAATTGAACGGTTCCATTAAATTGGTAGAAAAATCTTTAAGCTCGTTTTCTATTAATTTAACAGATAGTAATTCTAGAGATGTTCTTGAAAACCTGGAAGAAACAGATCACATTATTTCTAAACTGGAAAAAGAAATTACAGATAACAGTCAGATAGATAAGTTTGAACGAGTTAATGCTAAATTCAAAGATTTAACTGGTAAGGTCGAGAAGGCTGTCGCAAGTAAGGATCCTTCCGAAGCTAAGAGAGAATCTCTTCGAACAAAGGGTATCGTAAATGATGTTTATGAGCTAAAGTTTCAGATAAATAATGAATACTTGGAATTACAAATTAAGTTAGAAAATAAGATAAACACCATCGTTTCATTTGCTACAATTGCAGTTATTGTATTATTACTGTTGAGTTCAGCATTCGCAATCTTCTTTACAAACAGAATGGTTAAACCAATAAGAATAATTACAAAACAAGCAGAAAAAATTGCTGACGGTGATTTATTAATTGAGAAGGTAACAGTTAAAACAAAAGATGAGGTATATGTTTTAAATGAAGCCTTTACAAAAATGGTAGGAAACCTTCGAGAGCTTATAACTGAGGTTGGTAATAGCTCCAGTCAGGTTGCAGCTTCTGCTGAACAACTTATGGCAAGTGCAGATGAAACAATGAAGGGTGCTGAACAAATCAGTTCGTCTATCCAACAAGTATCGATTGGTGCAGAGCAGCAAACTGCAATTGGACACAAATCAGCAGTATCTGCTGAAGAAATGACGGCTGGTATATCTCAAATTGCTGACAGTGCGATAGTACTTGCAGATATAACGAAAAATACAAATAAGGAAGCTGACCAAGGGACGCTACTTGTAGAAAATACCTTAAACCAAATGAATTCAATTCATGGTACCGTATCTGAAACTGACCTTTATGTAAGGAAGTTAAATGAACGCTCCAAGGAAATCAATGAAATTATCCATCTTATAACAGAGATTGCAGAACAAACGAATTTGCTAGCTCTAAATGCAGCGATTGAAGCGGCTAGAGCGGGTGAAGCAGGTAAAGGATTTGCGGTTGTAGCTGAAGAGGTCCGAAAGTTAGCTGACCAAACAAGAAAATCAGCAATGGAGATTACGTCTATTGTAAAGCATGTTCAAGACGATTCCGGAAATACCGTTCAATCTATTAATGAGGTAAAAGAAAAGGTAAATGCCGGCTTAACATTGGCAAAAGACACATCAGATAAGTTTAAAGAAATCTTGCTATCCATGACAAAAGTAAACGAACAAATTCAAGGCATATCAACTGTCTCTCAAGAGATCAGTGCCGGTTCTGAAGAAGTGGCTACGAGCGTGAGCGAAATGGCTGAAGTTGCAAAAATTGCTTCAAAAAGCACATTAGAAGTAGCAGCGGCTTCCGAAGAACAACTCGCTTCAATGGAAGAAGTAAATGCTGCATCTAATTCACTAACAAGTCTTGCTGAGCAATTGCAAAAGACGATTGAGCGTTTTAGGTTATAA